The Haloplanus salinarum genome includes a region encoding these proteins:
- a CDS encoding ABC transporter ATP-binding protein, whose translation MTERTRDAPEADSPPERPAGPVAELDGVTREYRSGGETIAALADVDFAVDPGEMVAVIGPSGSGKSTLLNVLGLLDVPTAGTVRLDGGDVTDYDDEARTMARRRTIGFVFQSFHLVPMLTAVENVLVPTMFVEGDQRPRARSLLERVGLGDRLDHRPDQLSGGQRQRVAIARALVNEPRLLLADEPTGNLDRDTGRNILEEFERISAEEEVGVVSVTHDELVTEFTDRTVELIDGVIQ comes from the coding sequence ATGACCGAGCGAACCCGCGACGCCCCCGAGGCCGACTCGCCCCCCGAGCGACCGGCCGGACCGGTCGCCGAACTCGACGGCGTGACCAGGGAGTACCGGAGCGGCGGCGAGACCATCGCCGCGCTCGCGGACGTGGACTTCGCGGTCGACCCCGGCGAGATGGTCGCCGTCATCGGTCCCAGCGGGTCCGGCAAGAGCACGCTCCTCAACGTGCTCGGCCTCCTCGATGTCCCCACCGCGGGGACGGTCCGACTCGACGGCGGCGACGTGACCGACTACGACGACGAGGCGCGCACGATGGCCCGCCGGCGCACCATCGGCTTCGTCTTTCAGTCCTTTCACCTCGTCCCGATGCTGACCGCCGTCGAGAACGTCCTCGTGCCGACGATGTTCGTCGAGGGCGACCAGCGCCCGCGGGCGCGGAGCCTCCTCGAACGGGTGGGGCTGGGCGACCGACTCGACCACCGCCCCGACCAGCTCTCGGGCGGCCAGCGCCAGCGCGTCGCTATCGCCCGCGCGCTGGTGAACGAGCCCAGACTCCTCCTGGCCGACGAGCCGACGGGCAACCTCGACCGCGACACCGGGCGCAACATCTTGGAGGAGTTCGAGCGCATCAGCGCCGAGGAGGAGGTCGGCGTGGTGTCGGTCACCCACGACGAACTGGTCACGGAGTTCACCGACCGGACGGTCGAACTGATCGACGGAGTGATCCAGTGA
- a CDS encoding ABC transporter permease: MIDPLDFPALRMAWLNLRRNTLRTGLATLGIVIGVVAIAGIGITGTALQYGATQELGGLSNTVTVFPGEENAADVITDQQVDSIERVATGAVVAPQRSERMEVASRSERRQVSVEAVSRPAALYDAAEGTIPTPMRSGALLNAELADELGVELGQTVSIGGRSYRIIAILDEPGGFGQGVSVVVPLDDVDRDGYDQVTVVTEDGEAAQRLAAEIPQELNQREEVVDTFTPADIQESVSGFFATLNAALLGVGSISLVVAGVSILNVMLMSVVERQAEIGVFRAVGIRRREVMRMIVAEATLLGVVGGLVGVVLSLLIGYAVNGLLNGQPALVLQPRNLEFLALGFGFAVLASTLSGLYPAWKASTANPVEVLRG, encoded by the coding sequence GTGATCGACCCTCTCGATTTCCCGGCGCTCCGGATGGCGTGGCTCAACCTCCGCCGGAACACGCTCCGCACCGGGCTGGCGACCCTCGGCATCGTCATCGGCGTCGTCGCCATCGCGGGCATCGGCATCACGGGTACGGCGCTCCAGTACGGCGCCACACAGGAGTTGGGCGGCCTCTCGAACACGGTGACGGTCTTCCCCGGCGAGGAGAACGCCGCCGACGTCATCACCGACCAACAGGTCGACTCCATCGAGCGGGTGGCGACGGGCGCGGTGGTCGCCCCCCAGCGCTCGGAGCGGATGGAGGTGGCCTCGCGCTCGGAGCGACGGCAGGTGAGCGTCGAGGCCGTCTCCCGGCCGGCCGCCCTCTACGACGCGGCCGAGGGGACCATCCCGACGCCGATGCGGAGCGGCGCCCTGCTCAACGCCGAACTCGCCGACGAACTCGGCGTGGAACTCGGCCAGACGGTCTCCATCGGCGGACGATCCTATCGGATCATCGCCATCCTCGACGAGCCGGGCGGCTTCGGGCAGGGCGTCTCGGTGGTCGTCCCGCTCGACGACGTCGACCGGGACGGTTACGATCAGGTGACCGTCGTCACCGAGGACGGCGAGGCGGCCCAGCGACTCGCCGCGGAGATTCCCCAGGAGTTGAACCAGCGCGAGGAGGTGGTCGACACGTTCACCCCCGCCGACATCCAGGAGAGCGTCAGCGGCTTCTTCGCGACGCTGAACGCCGCGCTCCTCGGCGTCGGCTCCATCTCGCTGGTGGTCGCCGGCGTCAGCATCCTGAACGTGATGCTGATGAGCGTCGTCGAGCGACAGGCCGAGATCGGCGTGTTCCGGGCCGTGGGCATCCGCCGGCGCGAGGTGATGCGGATGATCGTCGCCGAAGCGACGCTGCTGGGCGTGGTCGGCGGTCTCGTCGGCGTCGTCCTCTCCCTGCTGATCGGCTACGCGGTCAACGGCCTGCTCAACGGCCAGCCCGCCCTCGTCTTGCAGCCCCGCAACCTCGAGTTCCTCGCGCTCGGGTTCGGCTTCGCGGTGCTCGCGAGCACGCTCAGCGGTCTCTACCCCGCCTGGAAGGCGTCGACGGCCAACCCCGTCGAAGTGCTCCGCGGGTAG